Genomic DNA from Sphaerodactylus townsendi isolate TG3544 linkage group LG14, MPM_Stown_v2.3, whole genome shotgun sequence:
TGCACATGGGGACACCAAGAGCAAAGCACAGTCAAGGGCAGGCCCTCCTTACTTACTGTCTTGGATGCCAAAGAGGAATATCCCAGAGGTCTGTGGAGGTGGAGCAGAGGAGTTCTGCAGCTGGCTGAGGGCACTGCTGTGCGTGTTCTGGAATAAAGCtgcttgttgttgctgttgctgctgctgttgctgctgctgggaggATGAGGAGGTGTTCTGGATGCTGCCCAGGCTGCTCTGGGAAGGGTAGAGCGAGGGCTGCTGGAGCTCCTGCTGGCCGATGCTGCTCTGCAAGGCAGACATGGAAGCGGAAGAGATGAAGAGGGTGACCGGCTGCTCCTGAGAGCCGGGGGAACCTTGGACTAGCTGCATCCGGGGGGAGCTGTGGAACAGGGCGGGCTGCTGCGGGTCGGCTTGGCCAGAGCCAGCACTCTGGCTCTGGAACTGCATGGGCTGCTGGTCCTGACTCAGGCTAGCTGGGGGGTGAAAGAGGGgctggctctgctgctgctgctgctgctgctcctggctcACCATGGAGGCAGGATTGGGGCTGAACATGATGCTGGGCTCCTGGGGTGTCATCGGGCCCAGGGAAGTCTGACTGCTGTACTGcatattttgctgctgctgctgctgctgctcttgagatgGGGCGCTGTTCTGAAGAGCCACGAGCGAGTGAGAGGACTGGAACATGGGTCCTTGCTGGCTTGGGGACACCccagaagagggaagggagccGAGGGACACTTGTGACTGGAACAGGCCCTGCTGTGGGTTCTGGGGCGGCTCTTGGGAAAGCAGAGGGCCCTGCAGGTGGGAGAgctgggcctgctgctgctgctgctgctggaatgcGGACTGCTGCTCAGCATTCGCAGGAGTCTGCAGCGAAGACATGGTGCTCTGGGTGTTGAAGAACGACATCTGCTCCTCCTGTGAGCCACTCATTGGACTCTGGGAGAGGAACAGACCACCTGACTGCTGGTCTTGCACAACGGCACTGCTCTGCAGGACTCTCATGTTGCTCTGGGAGTGGAACATCTGCGTCTGCAACTgctcagaggaagaggaagcgcTCTGGCTGTGAAAGAGTGCGCTCTGGGTTTCCTGCGAGATGTTCTGGGCATCTCCGATCGGGCTCTGAGAGTGGAAAAGCTGGGCCTGGGAGTGGGGAGCCTGCTGCAGGAAGCTGCTGGGCTGGAGAGACATCATCTCCTCACTCTGCTGGAATAGCCCTgccccttgctgctgctgctgctgctgcccactgCCCTGGACGGTCATCATGTCCTCCGAGGAAGAGAACAGGCTGACTTGAGACTGGCTCTCTCCACTATGCTGCATCTGGACCATGGCCTGAAAGACGGTGTTCTGCATCTGCTTGGCCTGGCCTGGGGCCTCTTCGTTCTCAGCGGAGCCAGAAGACTGAAACAAAGCAGGGCCGCTGGCAGAGACATGCTGCCGGGGTGGGGCAGCGGCTTCGTTGCCAGAGACGTTGGCCGGAGAGAATAACTCGCACTGCATCTGCATGTCTTCGGAGGCTGACAGCCCGCTCATCACACGGGAAGCTTGCTGGTACACAGAGGACTGCGGGATGCTTCCGTTGCCAGAAGAGGGAGGGGTCGAGGAGAACAAGTCTGACGGCATGTCCAGCACCATCGCGGTGGAGGCCTCCATCACCTGCTGCTGGTTGGACAAGGAGGCCTCGGGCTGCTGGTGGACAGTCTCGGTTCTGCCAGAAAGAATGTCCTCTGCTCTGGAACAGGCCGCCTCGGAGGAGGAAAACATCCCTGGGTTGACACTGTTTTGTATTTGGGTGACTTGCTGGAAAATCTCCACATTGAGCTGTTCTTGGACATCCTCGTTGTctgagccagaaaaaaaaacagaggacaGCTGCTGCTGAGCTTCCAGCACTTGCTGGACCAAGTCGACAtttccgccgccgccgctgccaccaccgctgctgctgctgccaccgccaGCAGTGCTGGGCTGGAAGTTCCCCGCCTGGAGCTGCTGGATGGTGCTTTGCAGCTGGCTCACTCCATTTGCCGAGGAGAACATACTGGATGAgatctgctgctgttgctgctgctgctgcagcgcctGTGCCGACTCCTGCAGGGGCGACTGCTGCTGTGCAGCCTCCGTCAGCTGAGACATTGTCATGACCACGGAGTCCGCCTGCGCCTCTCCTCGGGAAGAGAACTGAGCCGCCTGCTGCAACAAGGCATCGCTGCTCTGCAGCTGGCCGGGAGCAGAGGCTGCAGGGAAGCTGCCGGGCGGGGCAATGTCCTGTGCTTGGAGACTGGGCATCACCTCTGGAGGATACACTTTGGgctgcggcggctgctgctgctgttcactCTCTGGAGCTAAATGAGACGCAGAAGAAGAGAAAGCACAGTTTCCCAGCATGGCGGGCAGGCTGCTCTCCAGTGCTGCTGAAGGAGGCCCAACTACGCTGCTGGCCTGAAGGGGGAAACAAGGTAGAAAGTTAACAGATTAGCATGCGTGACTCTGGCCCCTCACTTTTAGAACCtccctggctcccagttgaaGGCAGAAAGTGTGAAAGGCTGTTTCTCGCTGGTCTCAGGTGATGAAGCAGCCGATTTTTACACCAAAGGTGCATGTGACCCGAATCCAGCAAGGCACAACCCATCTGAAAAGCTCTCTTGGAGAAAGGGGCCATCCCTTTCACACACGGCTACCTGGGCCCAATTCTGGAAGGAACCTGATCTTGTGCTGCTTGGTTCTACCTTCCAGCATAACTTAGCAGCCCGTctgatcaggccagtggtccaccCAGTGGCCAACAAGGAAAGTACAGaggcctttgctgctgctgctgctgctgctgcctcctggaaCTGGGATTCCAGAGGCTGACTGGATGTTCTGCTTCTCTTTAGTCTCTGCGCCTAGTAGACTAAATCAGTGGGCCCATCCTGCAAGAACCTCTCTCACCCAGGTTTAAAACAATCTATGTTTCATGACCATCGCTAAGTCTTGtggttgcctgcctgcctgcctgcctgcctgcctgcctgcctgcctgcctgcctgcctgcctgcctgcctgcctgcctgcctgcctgcctgcctgcctgcctgcctgcctgcctgcctgcctccctccctccctccctcttcctgggTCCTTTCGGCCAGATGAGGGCAGAGCTGGAGGCACATCTCAGATTCAGCATCCTCTCCTGGCCATGGATATGCTTGGCCTTCTCTGTCCTGAGATTTGCACGATGCAAGAagaatgttgtttaactggaaaATGCTTGTTGGGAAGTTGCTGAGAGGATGAGAACAGAGCCCGagaggcgtgtgtgtgtgggggggggggcgctgcagacACTGGCCTTGGGCTGTGGTAGTTGGCACAGGGGAGGGGGCTAGGCCGGAAAGCTCCAAGCCGTTGCAAGGGTGTCTTTGAGGGCAGAACACCCTCTCCCTGTGACCAAGGAAGCCTTCAGCTGAGCAGGAGCAGACACTCTGCCTTCGGAGAACCTGGCCGTTCTTGCAAGAGGCTGCTCGGCAGGTGGGGGCTTGGGttcccctcctcctgcccaaGGGCAGCCTGGCATCTGCCAGGGGACTCTGAACAATGGGGCGCTCCAGCAGGGCTATGAGGTGCTGGGGGGCTGGAAGCCTCGCTCCTGTGCCTTGGACAGATCCCTTCTCAGGCTCTGAgatcccaactcttcttttctcagCTGGACCCACTGAGCTAAACCATGTAGGGCTTGTAGTCGTGCACGCGTGGTCGAAGCATAGGAGAGCGAGGCagacggagataacatctggtggagataagccagctTGGCCCGGGAGGCGCGTGGTCCgatgttcctagcgaatctcccgcgtgctggttcctggcaccttttattatgattctaatggggggaGTGTAGGAGGCCGGAGCAGGGAGGTCGGGAGGCGGGGAGGCGGAGATGcgtcatgtgatgtatgatctcacccTGAGTGGCTACGATGTGCGGAgagggcgtaagcgtctgagcctaatcctcacctgggggcaagagacCATTTGTCGCTTTGTCCGGGATGCCGGTGACTGAATAGACAGTTCATGACCGTGATTCATAGagagggatgaggagtggggggagtgcgagtcgcgaccagaaggccgtagagTCGCCCGGCATACCAaagcgttctactacggtgctgctgggtcagcgatgcattactacatctcctccttttttatattttagaagGAAGGCCGAAGCTTGCTTCAAGGGAGCAGCGAATTtaaggggcggcttgtctcctccaGCATTTCTATAGAGTTGACCgagagctgcttgtgcaacaatGGTAGAGCTTGGTTGCTTGGGGTAAAGGAAAGTCGAGGGAAAATacttacataggttacaggcatTATTAGACTGTATACAGAGcaagaaacaagatccgataatgaggcatacaattaaaccaatgcagagctgtacaatggcactcaaccatcctcccggcagccagctccagggcCCCGACCACCATTAGAGCAAAAACTAATGCATTACTTTTAGATTGAGTACAACTTCCTGTAATTGCACTTTCATATGATGATCAATTTAGAATTATCaaatttaaaacaacacataatGCGTGCACATTTTACAGCCTTGGTGATACAACAACAATAAGAAGTAATCAATGGCGGCGATTATCTGGGATTAAACGGCaatgaagttcctgctgctcggaggccagggcatccagagtaGTGGGGGTGAGGCGGCAATAGAGAGTTCCGGCCGACGGGCGCAGTAGCGAATTAGGCGTGCAATAATTTCCATGATCGGCTGGGCTACAGTACTCAACAGTTCCTTAGGAAATCCTTGCGAACGTAGGGAGAGCTGTGGATAGTCTTTAGTATACAAGTTTGGTGGCTCTCGTGGGGCTGTACAGAAGGAGGCATGTTGATAGCTTAGGTCAGGTGGCGGAGGCAGCCAGAGGGAATTCCCAAAGGTTAACCCTATCAGGAATTGTCCCTGGCTGtaacttcaaactccagccagggggcggcagagagggagggagaatagCGGTTGTGGGTgaggatcctgcagggggtgaccgattgtcaccggcggGGGGTAGCtgtgtgagtagctgctgatggctgtgaaacCATGGCAGCGATAGCGCCAGAAGATTACGCTTTGGGATTCTTGAAGGCGTCCTGGCCCGTAGGGCCGGCTGCTGCTTGAGGAACAGCCGGATCAGGCTGATCGTAGCTCTGGCGCTTCTGCGGATCCTCCG
This window encodes:
- the LOC125443875 gene encoding nuclear factor of activated T-cells 5-like — translated: MLGNCAFSSSASHLAPESEQQQQPPQPKVYPPEVMPSLQAQDIAPPGSFPAASAPGQLQSSDALLQQAAQFSSRGEAQADSVVMTMSQLTEAAQQQSPLQESAQALQQQQQQQQISSSMFSSANGVSQLQSTIQQLQAGNFQPSTAGGGSSSSGGGSGGGGNVDLVQQVLEAQQQLSSVFFSGSDNEDVQEQLNVEIFQQVTQIQNSVNPGMFSSSEAACSRAEDILSGRTETVHQQPEASLSNQQQVMEASTAMVLDMPSDLFSSTPPSSGNGSIPQSSVYQQASRVMSGLSASEDMQMQCELFSPANVSGNEAAAPPRQHVSASGPALFQSSGSAENEEAPGQAKQMQNTVFQAMVQMQHSGESQSQVSLFSSSEDMMTVQGSGQQQQQQQGAGLFQQSEEMMSLQPSSFLQQAPHSQAQLFHSQSPIGDAQNISQETQSALFHSQSASSSSEQLQTQMFHSQSNMRVLQSSAVVQDQQSGGLFLSQSPMSGSQEEQMSFFNTQSTMSSLQTPANAEQQSAFQQQQQQQAQLSHLQGPLLSQEPPQNPQQGLFQSQVSLGSLPSSGVSPSQQGPMFQSSHSLVALQNSAPSQEQQQQQQQNMQYSSQTSLGPMTPQEPSIMFSPNPASMVSQEQQQQQQQSQPLFHPPASLSQDQQPMQFQSQSAGSGQADPQQPALFHSSPRMQLVQGSPGSQEQPVTLFISSASMSALQSSIGQQELQQPSLYPSQSSLGSIQNTSSSSQQQQQQQQQQQQAALFQNTHSSALSQLQNSSAPPPQTSGIFLFGIQDSK